From a region of the Phaeodactylum tricornutum CCAP 1055/1 chromosome 4, whole genome shotgun sequence genome:
- a CDS encoding predicted protein, translating to MSNVHGLFSGKKDDSDSDDDANNRFVGGIGDRGGGSGLAVQPNMDEGPDRDAVFGLAENATAEDSGQSRRTITMYRDGFVVDDGPYRRLEDPENAEFLRHLAMGRTPRELVDDAGENVTVGLIDKRSEEYVEEFRSFSGQGTSLGTSTSVSEDGRFDPASLVEPPALDENRPTTSIAVRLLNGSRRVVKINTTGTVANLASSLRDSSDEPFRLVSGFPPKPLQDGSVTIEDAGLKGAQVSMQKA from the exons ATGAGTAACGTACACGGTCTCTTCAGCGGGAAAAAAGACGATTCGGATTCGGATGACGATGCCAACAATCGCTTCGTGGGAGGTATTGGGGACCGAGGAGGGGGTAG TGGTTTAGCAGTTCAGCCAAATATGGATGAAGGACCGGATCGTGACGCTGTTTTCGGTTTGGCCGAAAACGCCACGGCCGAAGACAGTGGGCAGTCCAGACGAACAATTACTATG TATCGAGATGGATTTGTGGTTGATGACGGTCCCTACCGGCGTCTGGAGGATCCTGAAAATGCCGAGTTTTTGCGACATTTGGCCATGGGTCGTACGCCTCGTGAACTTGTCGACGATGCGGGCGAAAATGTAACAGTTGGACTCATCGACAAACGCAGCGAGGAATACGTTGAGGAGTTTCGTTCGTTTTCCGGCCAAGGTACTTCCCTAGGGACTAGTACTTCTGTTTCGGAAGACGGTAGGTTTGACCCTGCCAGTCTCGTAGAGCCGCCAGCTCTGGATGAAAATCGCCCAACAACTTCCATTGCTGTACGATTACTCAACGGAAGCCGACGCGTTGTAAAGATCAATACAACGGGCACGGTTGCGAATCTAGCGTCAAGTTTGCGGGACTCGTCCGACGAACCCTTCCGTCTCGTGTCTGGATTCCCGCCGAAGCCGTTGCAGGATGGATCTGTTACAATTGAAGACGCCGGCCTGAAAGGGGCTCAGGTTTCTATGCAAAAGGCGTAG
- a CDS encoding mitotic cohesin (homology to RAD21/SCC1/MCD1 family of mitotic cohesin (closer homolog : Double-strand-break repair protein RAD21, by Psi blast iteration 2)): MFYSQIILAKKGPLGKVWMAAHWGDKKLGRPQIFATDISASVDSIVHPQVPLALRVSGHLLLGVVRIYSRKVKYLMHDCHEAMVKIKMAFRPSQEKNAAIDLPSNLKESSNMNVANFGEYHEVVFEITDAPTGFQLPFEINDDAAAEDWVPADLDETHEIVTGLQAELGEYGSPRDAAAAAVNNTLNDSELTDMLNRGQDEAWTAWNVDEEGEEVPFQDDSHVSDIEITRAANDSISSEAQIGRASILDKPVNSSLDSSKMNLTAGGLTDQNEFPIADDTEMIPFDDEDDTRHDIRNASLNLSVSRDGSAGNATVAIGGLDDSQDSAVKGSVGNKRASVAPKRRTRKRRKVVVDNDDTELPNKHIKDMLADTSDIVLQNVVHPATWVPGQDKASHKRSARDLLFVHLSYEKILARPALGDDGQLAPELLALWAKNTAPVVGKPFPYELRVGANEEDESDEDESIEEPRRRQSHEADPDRLLETRQVQLQDMHESGSIVNDDEPTPWDDQDELPGPMDDSRDEEHLMNMSGDGSDQPLIFLGHTNAALDVEIEDEEDTPRQGGGDSLVSSNSKWHKHTISVFNMLKKNIASENVDDQNSVGEPKTTELSYTKLSRGVDRRTAAGVFLELLQLKTWDYIELNQNESYGDIRISAGIKFSENPPSN; this comes from the exons ATGTTCTATTCCCAAATTATCTTGGCCAAGAAAGGCCCCCTCGGGAAGGTCTGGATGGCAGCACATTGGGGGGACAAGAAATTGGGTCGTCCGCAGATATTTGCGACCGACATTTCGGCTTCGGTCGACAGCATTGTCCATCCGCAAGTGCCTCTGGCGTTGCGTGTTTCGGGACACTTGCTGCTTGGCGTAGTTCGCATCTATTCACGCAAGGTGAAGTACCTTATGCACGATTGCCACGAAGCGATGGTCAAGATCAAAATGGCATTTCGCCCTAGCCAGGAAAAGAACGCCGCGATTGATTTGCCAAGCAACCTCAAAGAAAGTTCCAATATGAACGTGGCAAACTTTGGGGAATACCACGAAGTAGTCTTTGAAATCACGGATGCACCGACCGGGTTCCAACTGCCTTTCGAAATCAACGACGATGCGGCCGCGGAAGACTGGGTACCGGCTGATTTGGATGAAACGCATGAAATTGTCACAGGCTTGCAGGCTGAGCTCGGGGAATACGGCTCACCGCGGGAtgctgccgccgccgccgtcaaTAACACTTTGAATGATTCCGAACTCACCGACATGCTCAATCGTGGACAAGATGAAGCCTGGACCGCGTGGAATGTAGACGAAGAGGGAGAGGAAGTACCCTTTCAAGATGATAGTCATGTCTCGGATATCGAAATTACACGAGCGGCAAATGATTCGATTTCGTCTGAAGCTCAG ATTGGTCGAGCCTCTATTTTGGACAAGCCAGTCAACAGTTCTTTGGACAGTAGCAAGATGAATCTCACAGCCGGTGGTCTCACGGATCAAAACGAGTTTCCTATTGCGGACGACACCGAGATGATACCatttgacgatgaagacgacacTCGTCATGATATTCGCAACGCAAGTCTCAACCTTTCTGTATCCCGAGACGGTAGTGCCGGAAATGCCACTGTCGCTATTGGTGGCCTAGACGATTCGCAAGATTCGGCAGTGAAGGGCTCTGTGGGTAACAAGCGAGCATCGGTAGCCCCGAAACGCCGGACTCGCAAGCGCCGCAAGGTTGTGGtggacaacgacgatacAGAGCTGCCGAATAAACACATCAAGGATATGCTGGCGGACACGAGTGATATCGTTCTGCAAAACGTCGTTCATCCGGCTACTTGGGTTCCTGGTCAGGACAAGGCAAGCCACAAACGCTCCGCTCGGGACTTACTATTTGTACATCTCTCGTACGAAAAAATCTTGGCGCGACCCGCTCTGGGAGACGATGGGCAGCTTGCTCCCGAACTTCTTGCTCTATGGGCGAAGAATACAGCACCCGTCGTTGGAAAACCTTTTCCTTATGAGCTTCGCGTTGGCGCGAACGAGGAAGATGAAAGTGACGAGGATGAATCAATAGAAGAACCGCGACGGCGTCAGAGCCACGAAGCGGACCCCGACCGTCTTCTCGAAACGCGACAGGTGCAGCTGCAAGATATGCACGAATCTGGTTCTATAGTGAATGACGACGAGCCTACGCCATGGGACGATCAGGACGAACTTCCTGGTCCTATGGATGACAGCCGCGATGAAGAGCACCTAATGAATATGA GTGGAGACGGCAGCGATCAACCACTTATCTTCTTGGGTCACACGAATGCGGCCCTTGATGTAGAAATTGAGGATGAGGAAGACACGCCTCGGCAAGGAGGTGGAGACTCTCTTGTTTCAAGCAATTCCAAGTGGCACAAACACACAATCTCGGTCTTCAACATGCTGAAGAAAAATATTGCTTCCGAAAATGTTGACGACCAAAATAGTGTTGGCGAGCCGAAAACCACCGAGCTCTCATATACAAAATTGAGTAGGGGTGTAGATCGCCGCACAGCCGCTGGTGTATTCTTGGAACTTTTACAGCTTAAAACGTGGGACTACATTGAGCTGAACCAGAATGAGAGCTACGGGGATATTAGAATCTCGGCTGGTATCAAATTTTCTGAGAACCCTCCTTCCAATTGa
- a CDS encoding predicted protein — MSWKAGLSRYLPCVRFFACPDSPSSRGVMTYYARNYDHLKILNPNLPLMIRTVENAMPAVTTELEWTIQDLLRFMIQTGRFRDTNGSISEARVEAAKAYLSTDWDKLSIERWKSPGFDPERPGLDEDEPAWKENPQIQANLGTFFSMKNAMSEQLEVIKSGPDNEYTRAENALLMCQRVDLWCAGEKEVEQAVIHLYKLGRKLNEREVELPSFIAEYYPGPHKAQFCRKHNPIPTANRMQRCKPLPATTDEGEVMVECAELK, encoded by the exons ATGTCGTGGAAGGCTGGTCTTTCGCGCTATTTGCCGTGCGTGAGATTCTTCGCTTGCCCCGATAGTCCCTCATCTCGCGGCGTAAT GACGTATTACGCTCGCAACTACGATCATTTGAAAATTTTAAACCCGAATCTGCCTCTCATGATACGTACGGTTGAAAACGCCATGCCGGCCGTCACCACCGAGCTGGAATGGACTATTCAAGATTTGCTGCGCTTTATGATTCAGACTGGCCGTTTTCGAGATACTAACGGATCCATCAGTGAAGCACGCGTAGAAGCCGCTAAAGCATACTTATCGACGGATTGGGACAAGCTGTCGATCGAGCGCTGGAAGTCGCCGGGATTCGATCCTGAAAGGCCGGGtttggacgaagacgagcCTGCATGGAAGGAGAACCCGCAGATTCAAGCCAATCTAGGAACGTTCTTTTCAATGAAAAACGCGATGAGTGAACAACTGGAAGTCATTAAGAGCGGTCCCGACAATGAGTATACTCGTGCGGAAAATGCTCTTCTCATGTGCCAGCGAGTTGATTTGTGGTGTGCTGGAGAGAAGGAAGTCGAACAGGCCGTGATCCATCTTTATAAGCTTGGGCGCAAGTTGAACGAGCGTGAGGTTGAGTTACCTTCCTTCATTGCCGAGTATTATCCCGGA CCACACAAGGCCCAGTTTTGTAGGAAGCATAATCCGATACCAACCGCAAATAGAATGCAGAGATGCAAGCCCTTACCCGCTACCACCGATGAGGGTGAGGTGATGGTGGAATGTGCAGAATTGAAGTGA
- a CDS encoding predicted protein, with the protein FGGFWNAFTSSVAMIIATEIGDKTFFIAAVLSMKHSRSAVFFGAILALIVMTVLSTAMGMMLPNFIPKEYTHLLGGLLFLYFGCKLIYDSRQMEAGKTSEELEEVEEELLQQGKKKADLEEGSRSNRPPSKKQMGWNQVVIQSLTLTFVAEWGDRSQIATIALAASKNPIGVTIGGCVGHSLCTGLAVVGGRMLAARISEKTVSLLGGLIFLIFGIHS; encoded by the coding sequence TTTGGGGGCTTCTGGAATGCGTTCACTTCCTCGGTTGCTATGATTATTGCCACTGAAATTGGCGACAAGACATTCTTCATTGCCGCGGTGCTCTCAATGAAACACAGTCGATCGGCGGTCTTTTTCGGGGCGATATTGGCGTTGATTGTCATGACTGTTTTGTCGACCGCAATGGGTATGATGCTTCCCAATTTTATCCCTAAGGAATACACACATTTGCTTGGCGGACTCCTGTTCCTTTACTTCGGCTGCAAATTGATCTATGATAGTCGCCAAATGGAGGCAGGTAAGACATCTGAAGAATTAGAAGAGGTAGAGGAAGAGCTGTTGCAGCAagggaagaaaaaggctgaTTTAGAAGAAGGGTCACGCTCAAACCGACCTCCTTCAAAAAAACAAATGGGATGGAACCAGGTTGTCATTCAATCATTGACGCTAACTTTCGTTGCCGAATGGGGCGATCGCTCCCAGATAGCTACAATTGCTTTAGCAGCATCTAAAAACCCTATTGGCGTCACGATTGGCGGCTGCGTTGGACATTCTTTGTGCACTGGATTAGCGGTAGTTGGTGGACGTATGCTGGCCGCTCGCATTTCTGAAAAGACGGTGAGCCTACTCGGAGGTCTAATCTTCTTGATCTTTGGAATCcactct
- a CDS encoding predicted protein produces MPKALKKRGQTHIASAASKPYQKASPASTNSASTNLISPNTSLGQHFLKNPAVISSIIDKAGLKATDVVLEIGPGTGNMTVPMLQRAKKVVALEFDSRMVREVLKRTEGTDLAHKLQVIQGDAMKTAWPFFDCMIANLPYQISSQVVFKLLSHRPMFRCAVLMFQEEFALRLSARPGEALYCRLSVNTQLLAKVDQLLKVGKQNFRPPPKVESRVVRIELKNPPPPVNFTEWDGMIRLLFNRKNKTLRSVLNTKSVMKLLEDNRRTVQSLHPEKMVDGRPAQVIVEEILERDSWKGQRAAKLDLDDFLQLLAEFNEAGIHFN; encoded by the exons ATGCCGAAGGCATTGAAAAAGCGGGGTCAGACCCATATTGCATCTGCTGCGTCGAAACCGTACCAGAAAGCTTCACCAGCATCGACCAACTCGGCTAGCACCAATCTTATTTCACCGAACACTTCTCTGGGGCAGCATTTTCTCAAGAACCCTGCTGTAATAAGTTCGATTATAGACAAGGCTGGATTAAAGGCAACGGATGTTGTGCTTGAGATCGGACCAGGAACAGGAAACATGACTGTTCCGATGTTGCAACGGGCCAAGAAGGTTGTCGCCCTGGAGTTCGATTCTAGAATGGTTCGCGAGGTTCTGAAAAGAACCGAGGGCACGGATTTGGCACATAAACTTCAGGTTATACAGGGTGACGCTATGAAGACAGCTTGGCCATTTTTTGATTGTATGATTGCAAACTTGCCCTATCAGATTAGTTCTCAAGTCGTCTTTAAACTTCTTTCTCATCGGCCCATGTTTCGTTGTGCCGTTCTCATGTTTCAAGAGGAGTTCGCTTTGCGTCTCTCTGCTCGCCCCGGGGAGGCACTGTACTGCCGCCTTTCTGTGAATACGCAGCTACTGGCAAAGGTAGATCAGCTATTGAAAGTTGG GAAACAAAATTTTCGCCCGCCACCGAAGGTAGAGTCCCGTGTTGTGCGTATTGAGCTAAAAaatcctcctcctcctgTGAATTTTACTGAATGGGACGGAATG ATTCGATTGTTATTTAATCGAAAAAACAAAACGCTTCGCTCGGTTCTAAATACAAAGTCAGTTATGAAATTGCTGGAGGATAATCGGAGAACAGTTCAGTCACTTCATCCCGAAAAGATGGTCGACGGTCGACCCGCTCAAGTTATCGTGGAAGAGATTTTGgaaagagattcatggaAAGGACAGCGTGCAGCAAAACTTGATCTAGACGACTTCTTACAGCTGCTTGCTGAGTTCAACGAGGCTGGAATTCATTTTAATTGA
- the CaMK2 gene encoding calcium/calmodulin-dependent protein kinase (calcium/calmodulin-dependent protein kinase, with 1 Ser/Thr Kinase domain), producing the protein MRFDELYRLKGVLGTGAFSTVREGFHRNNQKLSYAVKCINRKKLTEEDEAALLDEVSILKEMEHSHIIRLYDFFEEPSTYYLVMERMRGGELFDRIVAKAYYNEKEARDTCKIVLEAVGYCHQNHVAHRDLKPENLLLLSEHDDSAVKIADFGFAKKVYKHNCLTTQCGTPGYVAPEILEGTPYDERADMWSVGVILYILLGGYPPFIESTQRDLFRKIRKGEYEFHEEYWGTVSTEAKDLISSLLTVDCSTRLTAHQALENGWILGDDAKLASKDLGPNLKKLANFNAKRKLRAAVSAVIAMNKLNFLSESFVKPGGKMTKDES; encoded by the coding sequence ATGCGATTTGACGAGTTATACAGGCTGAAGGGTGTCCTCGGTACCGGTGCATTTTCAACTGTTCGTGAAGGATTCCACCGAAACAACCAAAAGCTCAGTTATGCGGTCAAATGTATTAATCGAAAGAAACTTACAGAGGAGGATGAAGCTGCTCTGTTAGATGAGGTGTCAATCCTGAAGGAAATGGAGCATTCACATATCATTCGACTATacgatttcttcgaagaGCCCAGCACATACTATTTGGTGATGGAACGAATGCGTGGAGGCGAGCTGTTTGACCGTATTGTTGCCAAAGCATACTACAACGAGAAAGAGGCACGAGACACCTGTAAGATCGTCTTAGAAGCTGTTGGCTACTGTCACCAAAACCATGTTGCGCACCGGGATCTGAAACCGGAAAATCTTCTTTTACTATCGGAGCACGATGATTCAGCCGTCAAGATTGCTGATTTTGGTTTTGCCAAGAAAGTCTATAAGCATAATTGCCTGACGACACAATGTGGCACTCCAGGCTATGTCGCGCCAGAAATTTTAGAGGGAACTCCATACGATGAGCGAGCTGATATGTGGAGTGTCGGTGTAATCCTTTACATTCTACTCGGAGGTTATCCTCCTTTTATCGAAAGCACTCAACGTGATTTGTTTCGTAAAATCAGAAAGGGGGAATACGAATTCCACGAAGAGTATTGGGGGACGGTATCGACTGAGGCGAAGGATCTGATATCATCATTGCTCACTGTTGACTGCAGTACACGCCTGACTGCTCACCAAGCTTTGGAAAACGGATGGATTCTAGGCGACGACGCCAAGCTTGCTTCAAAAGATTTGGGGCCCAATTTGAAGAAGCTTGCCAACTTCAATGCCAAACGGAAGCTTCGTGCTGCAGTTTCGGCCGTGATTGCCATGAACAAGTTAAACTTCCTTTCGGAAAGCTTTGTCAAGCCGGGCGGTAAAATGACGAAAGACGAGAGCTAG
- a CDS encoding predicted protein, with product MTTVVKIPKALPSNRKTHQFLETEVPKDDREEEKTFLEEESECHEVDSVVEEDAAAVTQDTVAIESKTVTFNQVHIQEHFVTLGDHPSTMRGPPLTLSWAPCETYAMHIDEFECVDSDGRVDRLRRSGPELRMPPDVRRGMLKYTHTSTEIRKVEVEARKVRSARSLSYALTEVEYMTVLVQSAARKLRRFRRKSSKDPPSPAEVWLLKDKEQRKASKGKPKSDPLLLGRRASSGTTKITQNHKKEINDTLRSEELDREGARRRLEELTIG from the coding sequence ATGACTACAGTAGTAAAAATACCAAAGGCTCTTCCCTCTAATCGGAAAACGCACCAATTTCTTGAGACCGAGGTTCCAAAAGACGACCGAGAAGAGGAGAAAACGTTTCTCGAGGAAGAATCTGAATGTCATGAAGTCGACAGTgtcgtcgaagaagatgctGCGGCAGTCACGCAAGATACAGTGGCGATAGAGAGCAAGACGGTCACATTCAATCAAGTGCACATTCAAGAGCATTTTGTGACACTGGGTGATCATCCATCGACTATGCGAGGCCCACCGCTGACTCTAAGCTGGGCTCCCTGCGAAACGTACGCAATGCACATTGATGAATTTGAGTGTGTTGATTCCGATGGCAGAGTCGATCGTTTGAGGCGATCAGGCCCCGAGCTGCGTATGCCTCCTGACGTTCGTCGGGGAATGCTGAAGTATACACATACATCGACGGAAATAAGGAAAGTCGAGGTCGAGGCTCGCAAGGTGCGATCTGCGCGTTCCCTTTCGTACGCACTCACAGAAGTTGAATATATGACAGTGTTGGTACAATCAGCAGCTCGCAAGCTCCGACGCTTTCGTCGAAAGTCTTCGAAAGACCCGCCAAGCCCTGCTGAGGTTTGGTTATTAAAGGACAAAGAGCAACGGAAAGCAAGCAAGGGCAAACCTAAGAGCGATCCCTTACTACTGGGACGAAGAGCCTCATCAGGTACGACGAAAATTACACAGAAccacaaaaaagaaattAACGACACCTTGCGGAGCGAAGAGCTCGACAGAGAAGGAGCTAGACGACGCTTGGAAGAGCTCACTATAGGGTGA
- the Lhcr1 gene encoding protein fucoxanthin chlorophyll a/c protein has protein sequence MKYAVFASLLASAAAFAPAAKPAASTSALNAEMSKSMPFLTAPKNTGGYVGDVGFDPLGFSDNFDMKWLRESEIKHGRAAMLATVGFVMQQFWTLPGMVHVDDSNLAPGAAGISPMLQIVFGMGALEWWTNKGKVTMEDMFSDSSREPGNLGFDPMGMSKNKSKEEAEAMQLKEIKNGRLAMLAIGGMIHHNWVTGEALF, from the exons ATGAAGTACGCCGTCTTTGCCTCTCTTTTGGCCAGCGCTGCTGCCTTTGCCCCGGCTGCGAAG CCTGCGGCTTCGACTTCCGCGTTGAATGCGGAAATGTCCAAATCCATGCCTTTCCTAACGGCTCCCAAGAACACTGGGGGCTACGTCGGGGATGTTGGCTTTGATCCGCTTGGATTCTCCGACAACTTCGACATGAAGTGGCTGCGCGAGAGCGAAATCAAACACGGACGGGCCGCTATGTTGGCCACTGTCGGATTTGTCATGCAACAGTTCTGGACTCTTCCCGGTATGGTTCATGTGGATGACTCGAACCTGGCGCCAGGAGCAGCTGGTATCTCGCCCATGCTGCAAATTGTCTTCGGAATGGGCGCCCTGGAATGGTGGACTAATAAGGGAAAAGTCACGATGGAAGATATGTTCAGTGACAGCAGCCGCGAACCTGGTAATCTTGGATTCGACCCCATGGGCATGTCCAAGAACAAgtccaaggaagaagccgaagccATGCAACTCAAGGAAATCAAAAATGGACGATTGGCCATGTTGGCTATTGGAGGTATGATCCATCACAACTGGGTGACCGGTGAAGCCCTGTTCTGA
- a CDS encoding adenylosuccinate synthetase (adenylosuccinate synthetase Adenylosuccinate synthetase plays an important role in purine biosynthesis, by catalyzing the GTP-dependent conversion of IMP and aspartic acid to AMP. Adenylosuccinate synthetase has been characterized from various sources ranging from Escherichia coli (gene purA) to vertebrate tissues. In vertebrates, two isozymes are present - one involved in purine biosynthesis and the other in the purine nucleotide cycle.), whose protein sequence is MFRHAFSKSSPAFLAGGSAIGGAIAGLMWSGERNTSSSTACDSSEPSNQSVIGLLQELSRKVNNLESLVGGNPGSFPARSTSSVTKSGTQYGIDIVLGAQWGDEGKGKLVDLLSQDYDVCARVAGGSNAGHTIVVQGKKYKFHLLPSGVLNPNATCVIGNGVVIHIPSFLNELDSLEASGVDYQGRVYISDRAHLVFDFHQEVDGRQEDRLGRHKIGTTKKGIGPAYSSKINRNGLRVGDLQNWDHFERRFRELCTHHERSYEGLKIDVDNQLAFYKTVAERVNSMTIDTIDYTNKQFEAGKRILVEGANATMLDIDFGTYPYVTSSNPSVGSVLTGLGVSPGKLRGIYGTVKAYCTRVGEGPFPTELPLDEGTPGEHLSQVGAEYGTTTGRTRRCGWLDIPQMKYSALINGFTSINLTKVDVFTGMPEVKIGKAYLHNGKYLSSMPASLDVLSNVGVEYEVLPGWSEDISNCKKFEELPENCQKYILRVQELLGIPIRWIGVGPNRADVIDRGEGWDLATAGTNQ, encoded by the exons ATGTTTCGACATGCTTTTTCCAAGAGCTCGCCTGCTTTTCTGGCTGGAGGAAGTGCTATTGGCGGCGCTATTGCTGGATTG ATGTGGTCTGGCGAGCGAAATACCTCTTCTTCTACGGCATGTGATAGTAGTGAACCGAGCAACCAAAGTGTGATAGGCCTATTGCAGGAGCTTTCCCGCAAGGTGAACAATCTAGAATCGCTCGTCGGTGGTAACCCGGGCTCGTTTCCGGCACGGTCGACCTCGTCCGTTACCAAATCTGGCACACAGTATGGTATCGATATTGTCTTGGGTGCACAGTGGGGTGACGAGGGCAAGGGAAAGCTAGTGGATTTGTTGTCGCAAGATTACGACGTGTGTGCACGCGTGGCGGGTGGTTCGAATGCAGGACACACCATTGTAGTTCAAGGCAAAAAGTACAAATTTCATCTACTACCGTCGGGAGTTTTGAATCCCAACGCGACTTGCGTAATTGGGAACGGTGTCGTTATTCACATTCCCTCTTTTTTGAACGAATTGGATTCACTCGAAGCCTCCGGTGTCGACTATCAAGGACGGGTCTACATCTCCGATCGAGCTCATTTGGTTTTTGACTTCCACCAGGAAGTTGATGGGCGTCAAGAAGATCGTCTTGGTCGACACAAGATAGGTACGACCAAAAAAGGCATCGGTCCGGCGTACTCGTCCAAGATTAACCGAAACGGTTTGCGCGTTGGTGATTTGCAGAATTGGGACCATTTTGAACGCCGATTCCGGGAACTTTGCACACATCACGAAAGATCCTATGAAGGACTCAAGATTGATGTAGACAATCAACTGGCTTTTTATAAAACTGTGGCAGAACGTGTCAATTCCATGACAATTGATACGATTGATTACACCAACAAGCAATTTGAAGCCGGCAAAAGGATTCTCGTAGAAGGTGCCAACGCGACAATGCTGGACATTGACTTTGGGACCTATCCATATGTGACAAGCAGTAACCCTTCGGTGGGAAGCGTATTGACGGGCTTGGGAGTTAGTCCAGGGAAGCTTCGTGGCATTTACGGAACCGTGAAGGCTTACTGTACCCGTGTCGGTGAAGGTCCTTTTCCCACCGAGCTACCGTTGGACGAGGGCACCCCAGGTGAACACTTGTCGCAGGTTGGTGCTGAGTACGGCACAACAACGGGTCGCACGCGTCGCTGCGGATGGTTGGATATCCCCCAGATGAAGTACTCGGCCTTGATCAACGGTTTTACCAGTATCAACTTAACAAAAGTGGACGTCTTTACCGGGATGCCAGAGGTGAAAATCGGCAAAGCTTATTTGCACAATGGAAAGTACCTGAGTAGCATGCCAGCTTCACTAGACGTGCTCAGTAACGTAGGAGTGGAGTATGAAGTGCTTCCAGGATGGTCGGAGGACATAAGCAACTGCAAGAAGTTTGAGGAGCTGCCAGAGAATTGCCAGAAGTACATTTTGCGAGTACAAGAACTGTTAGGGATCCCGATTCGGTGGATTGGTGTGGGCCCGAACCGTGCTGATGTCATTGACCGAGGAGAGGGCTGGGATTTAGCTACAGCTGGTACAAACCAGTGA
- a CDS encoding predicted protein: MIPYSIDVTEASMFSFASNAVRNGHLQRSSARCFSDVAHKPLLNLHGLQARYANATYVAASKVGGLETVERELMGLYKSSQKSAAFAAFLENPMISRDEKTKYVASMDKLSPITRNLLITMAGNARLNELPKVATTFSQLMKAKRGEVEAQIISASELSAAELKEVKAAMQSQVPKGKTVIIEAVTDPSIVGGLQVQIGDQFLDLSVKSRIEEIARTPLS; this comes from the coding sequence ATGATTCCGTATTCCATCGATGTTACAGAAGCCAGCATGTTTTCCTTTGCTTCTAATGCAGTCCGAAATGGCCACTTGCAACGAAGTTCGGCCCGTTGCTTTTCGGACGTCGCCCACAAGCCCTTGCTTAACTTGCACGGCTTACAAGCGCGTTATGCTAACGCTACATACGTTGCTGCTTCCAAAGTGGGCGGACTTGAGACTGTTGAAAGGGAACTTATGGGTCTCTATAAATCCTCCCAGAAGTCCGCCGCCTTTGCGGCATTCCTTGAGAATCCTATGATCAGCCGCGACGAAAAAACTAAGTATGTTGCATCAATGGACAAGTTGTCTCCCATTACCCGCAATCTTCTAATTACCATGGCTGGAAACGCACGTTTGAATGAATTGCCTAAGGTGGCGACCACGTTTTCACAACTCATGAAGGCTAAGCGCGGTGAGGTCGAAGCTCAGATTATCAGCGCATCGGAACTGTCTGCTGCTGAACTAAAGGAAGTGAAAGCGGCGATGCAGTCCCAGGTGCCGAAAGGAAAAACTGTCATTATCGAGGCAGTTACCGACCCTTCTATCGTTGGAGGATTGCAGGTACAAATTGGAGACCAGTTTTTGGATCTTTCGGTGAAGAGCCGAATTGAAGAGATTGCCCGTACTCCCTTGAGCTAA